Within Oscillospiraceae bacterium, the genomic segment GCCGCGGGACATCTGTTCCAGAAGCAGTGGAATCAAGTCAGATGTATTGTCGGAGATGTGGCGGTGGGGAAGACCATTGCAAAAGTATACGTGAATTACGAAAAAACCGGCAGCAAAACCGGCGCGGCGCATACATTTGGCGCGTATATCGACTGCCTGCGCATCCGGCCGGAGGACGTCGCGCCGAAAGCCGCGCCGGTTGAATACGCGAATATATTTGTCGGCACAAACGACAGGCCGCTTTACTCCAGGGGACTCCAGTGGCCCGCCATCATGACGCCGAATGGTTTCAATGCGTGGTGCCCGTCCAATCAGCCCCTGAGCACATCGCACCTGGGCGGCACGGACTATATCACAAACAAAATATTCACCCCGTACCCGGCGGCCGGCCTCACCCATATCACCGTAACGCATGAAGCCAGCGCCTGGATTGGCGACTTCGGCACATTCAATTTTATGCCGAACACCGACTACGACCCGTCCGGCGCCAGCCTCCTCGCGGCAGCCAACCGCCGGACTTTGTACGACCGGGACAGCATGATTGCGAATCCGGCTTATTTCTCAGTCGATTTGAGCGGTGCGGAAGGCTCGCATGCGAAGAGCGTGAAGCTGGAACTCACGCCCACGGAGCACGCCGCCTATTCGAGGATGACGTTCCCAGCTGATTCCACCTATGTAAATGTCATCCTGGACGCGATGTATATGTCCAGCGCCACGCGCGTGGCGACCGCCGGCGGCAACATTTCTTTTGAAGGCAGTGCGTTTAGCGCGATGACGGCGTGGAACTCGTCGGAAGGGCGCAGCGCCAACATGTATGTTTACGGTGAATTCAGCCCGGCGCCCTCCGCGATCAAGGCGTACAATGCCAACGCGAACGCCACGTCCATGGTCACATTCTCGGCGGGAACGACGGAAGTCACTCTCAAAGTGGCCACATCCTTCATCAGCGCGGAGCAGGCAAAGAAAAACCTGGCTCTTGAGATCGCCCCGGGCTCCTCCTTTGATGAAATAAAGGCGCAGACAGCCAATGTTTGGAATGCTCTCATGGATACTGTGCAAGTCGAAGGGGCTTCCGAAGAAGATAAAGTGGAGTTGTATTCCAATCTGTACCGCCTGTACGCGGATCCGCTGACTCTTTCCGAAAACACCGGCACAGTCGAGGCGCCCGTCTGGACATATGCCAGCCCCTATCAGGGCACAAGTGGAACGACGCGCGCGCCGACGACCGGGTACAAGTTTTACTATAACAATGGGTTTTGGGACACTTACAGGGGGTCCTGGTCGGCGTACCAATTCCTGACGCCGGATCGTGCCGGAGAGATGCTCAACGGCCTTGTCCAGCATTTTGTTGACTCGGATTGGCTGGCGCGCTGGATTGCGCCGGGCGGTCGCAACTCGATGGTCGGCACGAGTTCCGATATCATCTTCGGCGACGCGGCGGCCAAGGGCGGTATAGATTTTGATATCGAGAACGCCTATCTGTCGGCTCTCAAGAACGCGTCGGTCTATTCGCCCAGCGCGACGTCCGCCTCCGCCCCCCGCGCGAGCTACGCGGGGCGCGCCGGGATGGATGCCGCTCCGTTCCTCGGGTATACGACGACGTCCGTGTCCTGGGCGCTGGACAATTACCTCAACGATTTGGGCGTGTCCATTCTGGCGGAAAAGCTGGGCCATGACGACGAAGCGGTGTATTTCCGCAATACGGCGCAGAACTTTGTAAACCTCTGGAATTACAACCGAGGCGGCTGGTTCATTGGCAAGAACGCCGCCGGCGCGTGGAACATCCCGAACGGGCTCAGTTACGAGGGGCTCACGTCCGCCGACACGACAAGCGCATATTATAAAGGCAACGGGTATGAGGAGACAAACGGCTTTACGACGGCGTGGCAGGCGTTCGCCGATATGCAGGGCCTTGTGAACCTATACGGCGGCAAGGAAAAGTTTACTGCTCGCCTCGACAAGTTCTTCTCGGATGAAGTGATGTATTATAACGGCGGGCGCGATTATGCGCTGGACTTCTACGACACGAAAATGGGGCAGTACGGACACGCGAATCAGCCGGACCACCATATCCCATACATGTATTGCTACGCCGGGCAGCCTTACAAGACGCAGGCGCTGACGCGCGAGATCTTGGACAGGGTTTACACCGGATTCTCCTTCGGTCAGGGCTTCCCGGGCGACGCGGACAATGGCGAGCAATCCGGATGGTATGTCATGACGATGATCGGCC encodes:
- a CDS encoding GH92 family glycosyl hydrolase, with the translated sequence MFSSYPKALIKKGCKIASAVFLSLCILASLSPVPAVLAEPTNEFYVSFETGEAVQAFGNNVVESSGMDAAPMATVPAAGPNATADPIYGKAWDGARVLRVTGTQPAEGRAYSTNLIYDNLDISVTPNTVLSYVILPDYSGAASVSISRANFDWDFTSQYISLDLEFSDGTRLSALGGVDQYGYPMTGAGQGAAGHLFQKQWNQVRCIVGDVAVGKTIAKVYVNYEKTGSKTGAAHTFGAYIDCLRIRPEDVAPKAAPVEYANIFVGTNDRPLYSRGLQWPAIMTPNGFNAWCPSNQPLSTSHLGGTDYITNKIFTPYPAAGLTHITVTHEASAWIGDFGTFNFMPNTDYDPSGASLLAAANRRTLYDRDSMIANPAYFSVDLSGAEGSHAKSVKLELTPTEHAAYSRMTFPADSTYVNVILDAMYMSSATRVATAGGNISFEGSAFSAMTAWNSSEGRSANMYVYGEFSPAPSAIKAYNANANATSMVTFSAGTTEVTLKVATSFISAEQAKKNLALEIAPGSSFDEIKAQTANVWNALMDTVQVEGASEEDKVELYSNLYRLYADPLTLSENTGTVEAPVWTYASPYQGTSGTTRAPTTGYKFYYNNGFWDTYRGSWSAYQFLTPDRAGEMLNGLVQHFVDSDWLARWIAPGGRNSMVGTSSDIIFGDAAAKGGIDFDIENAYLSALKNASVYSPSATSASAPRASYAGRAGMDAAPFLGYTTTSVSWALDNYLNDLGVSILAEKLGHDDEAVYFRNTAQNFVNLWNYNRGGWFIGKNAAGAWNIPNGLSYEGLTSADTTSAYYKGNGYEETNGFTTAWQAFADMQGLVNLYGGKEKFTARLDKFFSDEVMYYNGGRDYALDFYDTKMGQYGHANQPDHHIPYMYCYAGQPYKTQALTREILDRVYTGFSFGQGFPGDADNGEQSGWYVMTMIGLYPFSNGADGYIITSPMHPKTILNLPSGKLEIIANNNSRQNVYIQSMTIDGQPYNSCYIKKGDLLAAHRIVFEMGPQPSEWACGSVPPSLTPADSDAVPNPLKDFTSSGVTVVSALPENSHAAQQVYVTNLPGANAALLFNNTSGANAAFTAPSASVTYYFPDAKKVEMVTLTSASMLGASAPDSLAFYGSQDGTNWKFLGKREEIAFAWARQTKPFAISNASTYFYYRLDLTAKENISLSEIELSGYPASILKAPKNFMSGQTSFTVTAENSAANIRVRDSDFNQLAAPAAAVSASTVNTDGTKTFTVTLDGQISDRYYLTAENSAGQELSASRRTIGASAGLGIYARDENAVAEYDNTAGADAVSLRLIMAAYDGAGRLAGVVPGDAITVAAGDRAFLEADISAFGGCSFTAFAWEETYAPVCEPAEL